In a single window of the Xylanimonas protaetiae genome:
- a CDS encoding ABC transporter ATP-binding protein, with translation MIEAHGLTKRYGPKTAVDDITFTVRPGIVTGFLGPNGAGKSTTMRMIMGLDRPTAGAVTVNGLPYSHHRSPLTEVGALLEARAVHPGRSAEQHLRVLAATHGFPDRRVGEVIELTGLESVARKRVGGFSLGMGQRLGIASALLGDPSTLILDEPVNGLDPEGVLWVRNLARYLASQGRTVFLSSHLMSEVALTADHVIVIGKGKILADTSVKDFTAGASRKTVRVSTPGAAALAAAIERAGGTAVAADGEASVGRHAADDALAAAPAVPGTLEVTGLDAPTIGELALTAGVALHELTPVVSTLEQAYMELTKDSVEYRTEDVSHVDAATTTTGGQR, from the coding sequence ATGATCGAGGCACATGGCCTGACCAAGCGTTACGGCCCCAAGACCGCCGTCGACGACATCACCTTCACCGTCCGACCGGGCATCGTCACGGGCTTCCTCGGCCCGAACGGCGCCGGCAAGTCGACGACGATGCGCATGATCATGGGCCTCGACCGGCCCACGGCCGGTGCGGTGACCGTCAACGGGCTCCCCTACTCCCACCACCGCTCGCCGCTCACCGAGGTGGGCGCCCTGCTCGAGGCGCGTGCCGTGCACCCGGGCCGCTCGGCCGAGCAGCACCTGCGCGTGCTCGCCGCGACGCACGGGTTCCCCGACCGCCGCGTCGGCGAGGTCATCGAGCTGACCGGCCTCGAGTCGGTGGCCCGCAAGCGCGTCGGCGGCTTCTCGCTCGGCATGGGCCAGCGCCTGGGCATCGCGTCCGCGCTGCTCGGCGACCCCAGCACGCTCATCCTCGACGAGCCGGTCAACGGCCTCGACCCCGAAGGCGTGCTCTGGGTCCGCAACCTCGCCCGCTACCTCGCGAGCCAGGGCCGCACCGTGTTCCTGTCGTCGCACCTCATGAGCGAGGTCGCCCTCACGGCCGACCACGTCATCGTCATCGGCAAGGGCAAGATCCTCGCCGACACGTCCGTCAAGGACTTCACCGCGGGCGCCTCCCGCAAGACCGTGCGGGTCAGCACCCCGGGTGCCGCCGCGCTGGCCGCGGCGATCGAGCGTGCCGGTGGCACCGCCGTCGCGGCCGACGGCGAGGCGTCGGTCGGCCGGCACGCCGCCGACGACGCCCTCGCCGCGGCGCCCGCCGTCCCCGGGACGCTCGAGGTCACCGGCCTCGACGCCCCCACGATCGGCGAGCTGGCCCTGACGGCCGGCGTCGCGCTGCACGAGCTGACGCCCGTCGTGTCCACGCTCGAGCAGGCGTACATGGAGCTGACCAAGGACTCCGTCGAGTACCGCACCGAGGACGTCTCCCACGTCGACGCCGCCACGACCACCACCGGAGGCCAGCGATGA
- a CDS encoding LacI family DNA-binding transcriptional regulator — MSSPRPTITDIAAAVGVSAPTVSKVINGRTDVADATRARVEEALDRLGYRRRRSGPPAAGTGLIDLVFHNIGSPWSMELIQGVEHAAAEHRASVILTELGGKHRPPDAWVETTLARPPLGVLLVAAHLSDEQRERLARRSIPFVVIDTDGEPPEDVATVGTDNWSGGLLATRHLIALGHTRIAAIGGPADMLCVRARLDGFRSAHTEAGLVADPRLVRSGDFYVGAGYQAGRELLTLPEHERPTAIFAGSDMQALGVMRAAAELGVSIPHDLSIVGYDDVPVVEWVSPTLTSIDQKLATQGAVATRLLMDLAQGRIPATPRIILPSDLVVRASTAPPRR, encoded by the coding sequence ATGTCCTCACCACGTCCGACGATCACCGACATCGCCGCTGCCGTCGGAGTGTCGGCGCCGACGGTCTCGAAGGTCATCAACGGGCGCACCGACGTCGCCGACGCGACGCGCGCCCGGGTCGAGGAGGCCCTCGACAGGCTCGGCTACCGACGTCGCCGCAGCGGCCCGCCCGCCGCGGGCACCGGGCTCATCGACCTCGTGTTCCACAACATCGGGTCACCGTGGTCCATGGAGCTCATCCAGGGCGTCGAGCACGCCGCAGCGGAGCACCGCGCGTCGGTGATCCTCACCGAGCTGGGCGGGAAGCACCGCCCGCCGGACGCCTGGGTGGAGACGACGCTCGCGCGCCCGCCGCTCGGCGTGCTGCTCGTGGCGGCCCACCTGTCCGACGAGCAGCGCGAGCGCCTCGCGCGGCGGTCGATCCCGTTCGTCGTCATCGACACCGACGGGGAGCCCCCGGAGGACGTCGCGACCGTCGGCACGGACAACTGGTCCGGCGGGCTGCTGGCCACCCGCCACCTGATCGCGCTGGGGCACACGCGCATCGCCGCGATCGGCGGCCCGGCGGACATGCTGTGCGTGCGCGCGCGGCTCGACGGCTTCCGCAGCGCCCACACCGAGGCGGGGCTCGTCGCCGACCCGCGCCTGGTGCGGTCGGGCGACTTCTACGTGGGCGCCGGCTACCAGGCGGGCCGCGAGCTCCTCACGCTGCCGGAGCACGAGCGGCCGACCGCCATCTTCGCCGGGTCGGACATGCAGGCCCTCGGCGTCATGCGGGCCGCCGCCGAGCTCGGCGTCTCCATCCCGCACGACCTGTCGATCGTCGGCTACGACGACGTGCCCGTCGTCGAGTGGGTCTCCCCCACCCTGACGTCGATCGACCAGAAGCTCGCGACGCAGGGCGCCGTCGCGACGCGCCTGCTCATGGACCTCGCGCAGGGCCGCATCCCGGCGACGCCGCGCATCATCCTCCCGTCCGACCTCGTCGTCCGGGCCTCGACGGCGCCGCCCCGGCGCTGA
- a CDS encoding exopolyphosphatase codes for MTSPAASRRVAAVDCGTNSLRLLVADVADDGTLTEVDRRTTIVRLGQGVDRTGELAPDALERAFAVTREYAQVIKDLGVEATRFVATSATRDARNRDVFFDGIRAAIGVEAEVISGDEEAQLSFRGATGPMSATHPGPFLVVDLGGGSTELVLGGSTPEAAVSMDVGSVRLTERHLHTSPPTADEVAAARADVQAALDAATTGPGGVPLGRTTTLVGLAGSVTSVTAYALGLREYDRSRVGGAVLTVEETLGACERLLAMSRDERLALGFLQPLRADVVGAGALVWAEVVRRVRDDVAAAGGELTHVVTSEHDILDGIALSIR; via the coding sequence GTGACTTCGCCTGCTGCCTCCCGCCGCGTCGCCGCCGTCGACTGTGGCACCAACTCGCTCCGCCTCCTGGTCGCCGACGTCGCCGACGACGGCACGCTCACCGAGGTGGACCGGCGCACGACGATCGTCCGCCTGGGCCAGGGCGTGGACCGCACCGGCGAGCTCGCGCCCGACGCGCTCGAGCGCGCGTTCGCCGTCACGCGCGAGTACGCGCAGGTGATCAAGGACCTGGGGGTGGAGGCCACGCGCTTCGTCGCGACGTCAGCGACGCGCGACGCCCGCAACCGCGACGTGTTCTTCGACGGCATCCGCGCCGCCATCGGCGTCGAGGCCGAGGTGATCTCGGGCGACGAGGAGGCGCAGCTGTCCTTCCGCGGCGCGACGGGCCCCATGAGCGCCACGCACCCGGGGCCGTTCCTCGTCGTCGACCTGGGCGGCGGGTCCACCGAGCTGGTGCTCGGCGGGTCGACGCCCGAGGCGGCCGTCTCGATGGACGTCGGCTCCGTGCGCCTCACCGAACGTCACCTGCACACGAGCCCCCCGACGGCGGACGAGGTCGCCGCGGCCCGCGCCGACGTGCAGGCCGCCCTCGACGCTGCGACGACCGGGCCCGGGGGAGTGCCCTTGGGTCGCACCACCACGCTGGTCGGCCTCGCCGGCTCGGTCACGTCCGTGACGGCGTACGCGCTGGGCCTGCGCGAGTACGATCGCTCGCGCGTCGGGGGCGCGGTGCTCACGGTCGAGGAGACGCTCGGCGCGTGCGAGCGCCTGCTCGCGATGTCGCGCGACGAACGCCTGGCCCTCGGCTTCCTCCAGCCCTTGCGCGCCGACGTCGTCGGCGCCGGCGCGCTCGTCTGGGCCGAGGTGGTCCGCCGGGTGCGCGACGACGTCGCGGCCGCGGGCGGCGAGCTGACCCACGTCGTCACGAGCGAGCACGACATCCTGGACGGCATCGCGCTGTCGATCCGCTGA
- a CDS encoding PadR family transcriptional regulator — protein sequence MDMTQLLKGVLDAAVLAVVEQEDGYGYDVVRRLRSQGLDDVGDASVYGTLRRLYAAGALTSYVLPSEEGPHRKYYGITPLGRQMLTTQRKEWQEFAGALGGLLGTGRNEAA from the coding sequence ATGGACATGACACAGCTGCTCAAGGGGGTGCTCGACGCGGCGGTGCTCGCCGTCGTCGAGCAGGAGGACGGGTACGGGTACGACGTCGTACGCCGCCTGAGGTCGCAGGGGCTCGACGACGTCGGCGACGCCTCGGTGTACGGCACGCTCCGCCGCCTGTACGCGGCGGGCGCGCTGACCAGCTACGTGCTGCCCTCGGAGGAGGGCCCGCACCGCAAGTACTACGGCATCACGCCGCTCGGGCGGCAGATGCTCACCACCCAGCGCAAGGAATGGCAGGAGTTCGCGGGCGCGCTCGGCGGCCTGCTCGGCACCGGACGGAACGAGGCGGCGTGA
- a CDS encoding NAD(P)/FAD-dependent oxidoreductase, with product MPQNDLTSVTPAQDAAGSHRTRKVPRIVVLGGGSVGLYVARRLRKKLRKADAAIVVVDPRPYMTYAPFLPEAGAGSIDGRDVVAPHRWALKGVDVLQGKVVAIDHASKRVTIEPEAGDAYDVTYDELVVGLGSVSRTLPIPGLAETAIGFKNVEEAIAVRNHVLNRMDVASSTWDADLRRRMLTFTFIGGGFAGVEAIAEIEDMARYATRNYATIDPEDLRFVMIEGSGRILPEVSEPMGLWAMEEMKKRGIEFHLNTFLSSCVDGHVTTSTGVEFESDTIVWTAGVKANPVLKEASDLPVDKLGRVIVLPTLEVADEDGNVVADAWAAGDCAAVPDVLNPGKFCPPNAQHAIREAKQLADNIVTKRAGHVPHEYKHKSVGVVASLGLYKGVAELFGFLKLRGFLAWAAHRSYHVLAMPTGNRKIRIIIGWLGQFIMGREIVSLGSVHDPRDEFRKAAVPPAPLGAKIEQKAESSAETAAEGHPVEAQ from the coding sequence ATGCCTCAGAACGACCTGACCTCGGTCACCCCTGCCCAGGATGCGGCGGGGAGCCACCGCACCCGCAAGGTCCCGCGCATCGTGGTGCTCGGTGGTGGTTCCGTCGGGCTCTACGTCGCACGCCGCCTGCGCAAGAAGCTGCGCAAGGCCGACGCCGCCATCGTCGTCGTCGACCCGCGTCCGTACATGACCTACGCGCCCTTCCTCCCGGAGGCCGGCGCGGGCTCGATCGACGGCCGCGACGTCGTCGCCCCGCACCGCTGGGCCCTCAAGGGCGTCGACGTGCTCCAGGGCAAGGTCGTCGCGATCGACCACGCCAGCAAGCGCGTCACGATCGAGCCGGAGGCCGGCGACGCCTACGACGTCACCTACGACGAGCTCGTCGTAGGCCTCGGCTCCGTCTCCCGCACGCTGCCCATCCCCGGGCTCGCGGAGACGGCCATCGGCTTCAAGAACGTGGAGGAGGCCATCGCCGTCCGCAACCACGTGCTCAACCGCATGGACGTCGCCTCGTCCACGTGGGACGCGGACCTGCGCCGGCGCATGCTCACGTTCACGTTCATCGGCGGCGGCTTCGCCGGCGTCGAGGCGATCGCCGAGATCGAGGACATGGCGCGCTACGCGACGCGCAACTACGCCACGATCGACCCCGAGGACCTGCGCTTCGTCATGATCGAGGGCTCGGGCCGCATCCTGCCCGAGGTCTCCGAGCCCATGGGCCTGTGGGCCATGGAGGAGATGAAGAAGCGCGGCATCGAGTTCCACCTGAACACGTTCCTGTCGTCGTGCGTGGACGGTCACGTCACGACGTCGACGGGCGTCGAGTTCGAGTCGGACACCATCGTGTGGACGGCCGGCGTCAAGGCGAACCCGGTGCTCAAGGAGGCCTCGGACCTCCCGGTCGACAAGCTGGGCCGCGTCATCGTGCTGCCGACGCTCGAGGTCGCGGACGAGGACGGCAACGTCGTCGCGGACGCGTGGGCCGCGGGCGACTGCGCCGCCGTGCCGGACGTGCTCAACCCGGGCAAGTTCTGCCCGCCGAACGCGCAGCACGCGATCCGCGAGGCCAAGCAGCTCGCCGACAACATCGTGACCAAGCGCGCCGGCCACGTGCCGCACGAGTACAAGCACAAGAGCGTCGGCGTGGTCGCCTCGCTCGGCCTGTACAAGGGCGTCGCGGAGCTGTTCGGCTTCCTCAAGCTGCGCGGCTTCCTCGCGTGGGCCGCGCACCGCAGCTACCACGTGCTGGCGATGCCGACGGGCAACCGCAAGATCCGCATCATCATCGGCTGGCTCGGCCAGTTCATCATGGGCCGCGAGATCGTCTCGCTCGGCTCCGTGCACGACCCGCGCGACGAGTTCCGCAAGGCCGCCGTGCCGCCCGCGCCGCTCGGCGCGAAGATCGAGCAGAAGGCGGAGTCGTCCGCCGAGACCGCGGCCGAGGGCCACCCCGTCGAGGCCCAGTGA
- a CDS encoding ABC transporter permease: protein MPGTGVQGGATDRDGLGRRTRGGGETTDSPFTAPTVNRKRSFKKALRRDWQLYVLALPAMVHLVLFAYVPMFGAIIAFRRFRPGGSLIGDEWVGFHFFELAFSQPQFWQAFWNTVILGGLWFVIGFPLPIILALLLNEVRARKFKRFVQTITYLPHFLSIVVVAGLVLQLTTRDGTVNQMLGWFGVDPIIFMQHAEFFRPIWIISEAWQTVGWGTILYLAALTTVDEQLYEAARIDGANRWRQTWHVTLPGIRPTIVVLMVLNIGTFMAVGFEKVLLLQNPLIYSTADVLSTYLFRIGIGASNFSLATAIGLFQSLIGLVLIVSANFVSRKLVGSSLW, encoded by the coding sequence ATGCCCGGAACTGGAGTGCAGGGTGGCGCAACAGATCGAGACGGCCTCGGCCGTCGCACTCGCGGGGGCGGTGAAACCACCGACTCGCCGTTCACGGCACCCACCGTGAACCGGAAGCGCTCGTTCAAGAAGGCGCTGCGCCGCGACTGGCAGCTCTACGTGCTGGCCCTCCCGGCCATGGTCCACCTCGTCCTCTTCGCGTACGTGCCGATGTTCGGCGCGATCATCGCGTTCCGCCGGTTCCGCCCCGGTGGCTCGCTGATCGGTGACGAGTGGGTGGGCTTCCACTTCTTCGAGCTCGCCTTCAGCCAGCCGCAGTTCTGGCAGGCGTTCTGGAACACGGTGATCCTCGGCGGCCTCTGGTTCGTCATCGGGTTCCCGCTCCCGATCATCCTGGCGCTGCTGCTGAACGAGGTGCGCGCGCGCAAGTTCAAGCGCTTCGTGCAGACGATCACGTACCTGCCGCACTTCCTGTCGATCGTCGTGGTCGCCGGCCTCGTGCTGCAGCTCACCACGCGTGACGGCACGGTCAACCAGATGCTCGGATGGTTCGGCGTCGACCCGATCATCTTCATGCAGCACGCCGAGTTCTTCCGGCCGATCTGGATCATCTCCGAGGCATGGCAGACGGTCGGCTGGGGCACGATCCTCTACCTGGCGGCGCTGACCACGGTCGACGAGCAGCTCTACGAGGCCGCCCGCATCGACGGCGCGAACCGCTGGCGCCAGACCTGGCACGTGACGCTCCCGGGCATCCGCCCCACGATCGTCGTCCTCATGGTGCTCAACATCGGCACCTTCATGGCCGTCGGCTTCGAGAAGGTCCTGCTCCTGCAGAACCCGCTCATCTACTCGACCGCCGACGTGCTCTCGACCTACCTGTTCCGCATCGGCATCGGTGCCTCGAACTTCTCGCTGGCCACCGCGATCGGCCTGTTCCAGTCGCTCATCGGCCTCGTCCTCATCGTCAGCGCGAACTTCGTGTCGCGGAAGCTTGTTGGGAGCTCGCTGTGGTGA
- a CDS encoding DUF501 domain-containing protein — MSYAVPENPTDVTPADLEVLAEQLQRKARGVVGIAARCVCGRPLVARTLPRLPDGTPFPTTYYLTHPGAVAAASTLETRGVMKAMTDRLQEDEELAAAYRAAHESYLADRAELGHVDEIDGISAGGMPTRVKCLHVLMAHALARPGVNPLGEETLALAAPMWSRDRCTC, encoded by the coding sequence GTGAGCTACGCCGTCCCTGAGAACCCCACCGACGTCACCCCGGCCGACCTCGAGGTGCTCGCCGAGCAGCTCCAGCGCAAGGCGCGCGGGGTCGTGGGCATCGCCGCCCGGTGCGTCTGCGGCCGCCCGCTCGTCGCCCGCACGCTGCCGCGCCTGCCCGACGGCACGCCGTTCCCGACGACGTACTACCTGACGCACCCGGGCGCGGTCGCCGCGGCGTCGACTCTCGAGACCCGCGGGGTCATGAAGGCCATGACCGACCGGCTCCAGGAGGACGAGGAACTGGCGGCGGCCTACCGCGCGGCGCACGAGTCCTACCTCGCCGACCGCGCGGAGCTCGGCCACGTCGACGAGATCGACGGCATCTCCGCCGGCGGCATGCCCACGCGCGTCAAGTGCCTGCACGTGCTCATGGCCCACGCCCTCGCCCGCCCGGGCGTCAACCCGCTGGGCGAGGAGACGCTGGCGCTCGCAGCCCCGATGTGGTCGCGGGACCGCTGCACCTGCTGA
- a CDS encoding ABC transporter permease subunit, translating to MSAATLSRPDFTSPFAGSKVTFPRLLVSEWRKLWSLRSTWWVLGIAVVIMIGFALIFSAAFTSFVADNADAQGEIAAAGGIPPTTFITAGYQFATLVAASLGAIAMTGEHSTGMIRATLSAAPTRLPVLWAKITVIAVVSFVVIAVSTAIAYLVTHPVLANHDITVDLGDGEQLRSLIGVPLYVMVVAVLAVAVGTLVRNTPGTIVIVVGMFFLVPSIIGTIAGVTNAAWAQNLNKWLPSAAGERIITQVGSGASVNGPGGPGTSLPLFDAWQGFGVLGLYTVVLVAFAALVLKRRDA from the coding sequence ATGAGCGCCGCCACCCTCTCCCGCCCGGACTTCACCTCGCCGTTCGCCGGCTCGAAGGTGACCTTCCCCCGCCTGCTCGTCTCCGAGTGGCGCAAGCTGTGGAGCCTGCGGTCCACCTGGTGGGTGCTGGGCATCGCCGTCGTCATCATGATCGGCTTCGCGCTGATCTTCTCGGCCGCGTTCACCAGCTTCGTCGCCGACAACGCCGACGCGCAGGGCGAGATCGCCGCCGCAGGCGGCATCCCGCCCACCACGTTCATCACGGCCGGCTACCAGTTCGCCACGCTCGTCGCGGCGTCGCTCGGAGCCATCGCGATGACGGGCGAGCACTCGACCGGGATGATCCGCGCGACGCTCTCGGCGGCCCCGACCCGCCTGCCGGTGCTGTGGGCGAAGATCACCGTCATCGCCGTCGTGTCGTTCGTGGTGATCGCCGTCTCGACGGCCATCGCCTACCTGGTGACCCACCCCGTCCTCGCCAACCACGACATCACCGTGGACCTCGGCGACGGCGAGCAGCTGCGCTCGCTGATCGGCGTGCCGCTGTATGTCATGGTCGTCGCGGTGCTCGCCGTCGCGGTCGGGACGCTCGTACGGAACACGCCCGGCACGATCGTCATCGTCGTCGGGATGTTCTTCCTGGTGCCCAGCATCATCGGCACCATCGCCGGCGTGACGAACGCGGCGTGGGCGCAGAACCTCAACAAGTGGCTGCCCAGCGCGGCGGGCGAGCGGATCATCACCCAGGTCGGCTCCGGCGCGTCGGTCAACGGGCCCGGCGGCCCGGGGACGAGCCTGCCGCTCTTCGACGCCTGGCAGGGCTTCGGCGTCCTGGGCCTCTACACCGTGGTGCTGGTGGCCTTCGCGGCCCTCGTGCTCAAGCGCCGCGACGCCTGA
- a CDS encoding FKBP-type peptidyl-prolyl cis-trans isomerase — MTTLPTASGSFGDKPELTFPEGGAPSGLQVQVLEEGTGPVVEAGRTIVVNYLGQIWDGHVFDNSYDRRSTIDFPIGVGMVIGGWDKGLVGRNVGDRVLLSIPPEHGYGMRGAPQAGIGGTDTLVFVVDVVGVR, encoded by the coding sequence GTGACCACTCTGCCCACCGCGTCCGGCTCGTTCGGCGACAAGCCCGAGCTGACCTTCCCCGAGGGCGGCGCGCCGTCCGGCCTGCAGGTGCAGGTGCTCGAGGAGGGCACCGGCCCCGTCGTCGAGGCCGGCCGCACCATCGTCGTGAACTACCTGGGCCAGATCTGGGACGGGCACGTCTTCGACAACTCGTACGACCGCCGCTCGACGATCGACTTCCCGATCGGCGTCGGCATGGTCATCGGCGGCTGGGACAAGGGTCTCGTCGGCCGCAACGTGGGCGACCGCGTGCTGCTCTCGATCCCGCCGGAGCACGGCTACGGCATGCGTGGCGCCCCCCAGGCGGGCATCGGCGGCACGGACACGCTGGTGTTCGTCGTCGACGTCGTCGGCGTCCGCTGA
- a CDS encoding Bax inhibitor-1/YccA family protein, translating to MSNPYFSNSDVFGEPKRQGAQRRGGVGTQQAPGATATQPAPQYGQAGSYGAQATDTASLEYLYGAPSATTADTKRLTYDDVIIKTGGLLALLVVVAAATWKLAPGIWPLGMVVGLVLGLVNSFKRNPSPVLISLYTVAQGVFLGGISKAFEGGAVGGQPIPGLVVQAVLATMVTFGAALFLYKSGRVRVTPKFTRWLIIAMVGFLAFQFINLVLVWTNVLEGAGARGGGLGVVVGLVAVGLAAASLIMDFDSIKRGVEQGVPARFAWSAAFGLMVTLIWLYLEFLRLIAILQGRD from the coding sequence TTGAGCAACCCTTACTTCTCGAACAGCGACGTCTTCGGCGAGCCGAAGCGCCAGGGGGCGCAGCGCCGCGGCGGCGTCGGCACCCAGCAGGCGCCGGGCGCGACGGCGACGCAGCCCGCCCCGCAGTACGGGCAGGCCGGCTCGTACGGCGCGCAGGCCACCGACACCGCCTCGCTGGAGTACCTCTACGGCGCCCCGTCGGCGACGACGGCGGACACCAAGCGCCTCACATACGACGACGTGATCATCAAGACGGGCGGGCTGCTGGCACTGCTGGTCGTGGTCGCGGCCGCCACGTGGAAGCTCGCGCCCGGGATCTGGCCGCTCGGCATGGTCGTTGGGCTCGTGCTGGGCCTCGTGAACTCGTTCAAGCGCAACCCGAGCCCGGTGCTGATCAGCCTGTACACGGTGGCTCAGGGAGTGTTCCTGGGCGGCATCTCGAAGGCGTTCGAGGGTGGCGCGGTCGGCGGGCAGCCGATCCCCGGCCTGGTCGTCCAGGCCGTGCTCGCCACGATGGTGACGTTCGGGGCGGCGCTGTTCCTCTACAAGTCGGGCCGCGTCCGCGTGACGCCCAAGTTCACGCGCTGGCTCATCATCGCCATGGTCGGCTTCCTCGCCTTCCAGTTCATCAACCTCGTCCTGGTGTGGACGAACGTGCTGGAAGGCGCCGGTGCGCGTGGTGGCGGCCTCGGCGTCGTCGTCGGCCTCGTGGCCGTCGGCCTGGCGGCAGCCTCGCTGATCATGGACTTCGACTCGATCAAGCGTGGCGTCGAGCAGGGCGTCCCCGCCCGGTTCGCGTGGTCCGCGGCCTTCGGCCTCATGGTCACGCTGATCTGGCTCTACCTGGAGTTCCTGCGTCTGATCGCGATCCTGCAGGGCCGCGACTGA
- a CDS encoding glycoside hydrolase family 15 protein: MAPEGSSTPHLSAPAGSAAGTTPDSRSPFPAIADYGFLSDCETNALVAPSGAVEWMCVPRPDSPSVFTALLDRGAGLFRVGPYGVRVPVARRYLPGTLVLETTWQTSTGWLVVRDALVLGPWHHTAHRSPTHRRTPTDDDAEHLLLRTVRCVSGTVDLEVVCEPRPGYGRDATRWEYEGDGYDTAVGRPDAAPAADGADRAADGAAPPDLRLTSSLRIGLGEGRANARSRMTEGDQHFVALSWGEESLPRTWSDAADAMWRTEQFWRGWITQGVFPDHPWRTYLQRSALTLKGLTYAPTGALLAAATTSLPETPQGPRNWDYRYSWVRDSTFALWGLYTLGLDREANDFFAFVQDVAHDQLQVMYGVGGEQRLDESELAHLSGYEGAQPVRVGNAAYQQDQHDVWGTVLDSVWVHAKSRDQLPESVWPILKHQVEEAARHWHEPDRGIWEVRGDPQHFTSSKLFCWVALDRGARLARLYDAPDVAAQWQEVADEVREDILARGVDERGVFVQRYGSDALDASLLLVPLLRFLPPDDERVVATVRAIADELTEDGLVLRYRVEETDDGLRTHEGAFTICSFWLVSALVEIGETDRARALCERLLGYASPLSLYAEQIDTATGRHLGNFPQAFTHLALINAVMHVVRAERARGERFRFEAAHHAP; the protein is encoded by the coding sequence ATGGCGCCCGAAGGGTCGAGCACGCCGCACCTGTCCGCACCGGCCGGGTCCGCGGCCGGCACGACGCCGGACAGCCGCAGCCCGTTCCCGGCGATCGCGGACTACGGGTTCCTGTCCGACTGCGAGACGAACGCCCTCGTGGCGCCGTCGGGCGCGGTCGAGTGGATGTGCGTCCCACGGCCCGACTCCCCGAGCGTCTTCACGGCCCTGCTCGACCGCGGCGCCGGCCTGTTCCGCGTGGGCCCGTACGGGGTGCGCGTGCCCGTCGCCCGCCGCTACCTGCCCGGCACGCTCGTCCTCGAGACGACGTGGCAGACGTCGACCGGCTGGCTCGTCGTGCGCGACGCCCTGGTGCTCGGCCCGTGGCACCACACCGCGCACCGCTCGCCCACCCACCGCCGCACCCCCACCGACGACGACGCCGAGCACCTCCTGCTGCGCACCGTGAGGTGCGTGTCCGGCACGGTCGACCTCGAGGTCGTGTGCGAGCCGCGGCCCGGCTACGGGCGCGACGCCACGCGCTGGGAGTACGAGGGCGACGGCTACGACACGGCCGTGGGCCGCCCGGACGCCGCCCCGGCCGCCGACGGCGCAGACCGGGCCGCCGACGGCGCCGCGCCGCCCGACCTGCGCCTCACCTCGAGCCTGCGCATCGGCCTGGGCGAGGGCCGCGCGAACGCGCGCAGCCGCATGACCGAGGGAGACCAGCACTTCGTCGCGCTCTCGTGGGGCGAGGAGTCCCTGCCGCGGACGTGGTCCGACGCCGCCGACGCGATGTGGCGCACCGAGCAGTTCTGGCGGGGCTGGATCACGCAGGGCGTGTTCCCGGACCATCCCTGGCGCACCTACCTCCAGCGTTCGGCGCTCACGCTCAAGGGCCTCACGTACGCCCCCACGGGCGCCCTGCTCGCGGCCGCGACGACGTCCCTGCCCGAGACCCCGCAGGGGCCGCGCAACTGGGACTACCGGTACTCGTGGGTGCGGGACTCGACCTTCGCCCTGTGGGGCCTGTACACCCTGGGCCTGGACCGTGAGGCGAACGACTTCTTCGCGTTCGTCCAGGACGTCGCCCACGACCAGCTCCAGGTCATGTACGGCGTGGGCGGGGAGCAGCGGCTCGACGAGTCCGAGCTCGCGCACCTGTCCGGCTACGAGGGCGCGCAGCCTGTGCGCGTCGGGAACGCCGCCTACCAGCAGGACCAGCACGACGTGTGGGGCACGGTGCTGGACTCCGTGTGGGTGCACGCGAAGTCGCGCGACCAGCTGCCCGAGTCGGTCTGGCCGATCCTCAAGCACCAGGTCGAGGAGGCCGCGCGGCACTGGCACGAGCCCGACCGCGGCATCTGGGAGGTGCGCGGCGACCCGCAGCACTTCACGTCGAGCAAGCTCTTCTGCTGGGTGGCGCTCGACCGTGGCGCGCGCCTGGCCCGCCTCTACGACGCGCCTGATGTCGCCGCGCAGTGGCAGGAGGTCGCCGACGAGGTCCGCGAGGACATCCTCGCGCGCGGCGTCGACGAGCGCGGCGTGTTCGTCCAACGCTACGGCTCCGACGCCCTCGACGCGTCCCTGCTCCTCGTGCCGCTGCTGCGCTTCCTGCCGCCCGACGACGAGCGCGTCGTCGCGACCGTACGGGCGATCGCGGACGAGCTCACCGAGGACGGGCTGGTGCTGCGGTACCGCGTCGAGGAGACCGACGACGGCCTCCGGACCCACGAGGGCGCCTTCACGATCTGCTCGTTCTGGCTCGTCTCGGCGCTCGTCGAGATCGGCGAGACCGACCGTGCCCGCGCGCTGTGCGAGCGCCTGCTGGGGTACGCCAGCCCGCTCAGCCTCTACGCCGAGCAGATCGACACGGCCACGGGCCGGCACCTGGGCAACTTCCCGCAGGCGTTCACGCACCTGGCGCTCATCAACGCCGTCATGCACGTCGTCCGCGCAGAGAGGGCGCGTGGCGAGCGGTTCCGTTTCGAGGCCGCCCACCACGCGCCCTGA